Proteins found in one candidate division KSB1 bacterium genomic segment:
- a CDS encoding transposase gives LFDRPFRRKMIESEVYRAQLIFYIHNNPRHHGVCEDFRYYPHSSYKAMLSQAPTNLMRSSVLDWFEGPIGFIDFHQREHDIGTIRDYILE, from the coding sequence CTTTTCGATCGTCCATTTCGCCGCAAGATGATAGAGTCTGAAGTCTACCGTGCACAATTAATTTTCTATATACATAATAATCCCAGGCATCATGGCGTTTGCGAGGACTTTCGGTACTACCCGCACTCATCTTATAAAGCTATGTTGTCTCAAGCGCCGACAAATTTGATGCGATCGTCGGTGCTGGATTGGTTTGAAGGCCCGATAGGATTTATTGATTTTCATCAGAGAGAACATGACATCGGTACGATCAGAGATTACATCCTTGAATAA